One genomic region from Thermoleptolyngbya sichuanensis A183 encodes:
- a CDS encoding class I SAM-dependent methyltransferase, with the protein MNFETRWQQYYQAVEGRPPRTTLTRALDSIARDPNPLPRFAVDLGCGNGRDTVELLRRGWRVLAIDGDPEAIARLRQRDDCDRTYLETRVQRFENLTLPPAVSLINASFCLPFCLPQHFAYLWEEIVVALSPGGRFCGQLFGDQDSWAAYADLTHHSRIEINQLLEPFTVEWLEEENHPGKTALGEDKHWHIFHIVAQKQ; encoded by the coding sequence ATGAACTTTGAAACCCGCTGGCAGCAATACTATCAAGCAGTGGAAGGGCGGCCTCCCCGGACGACCCTGACCCGAGCGCTGGATTCCATTGCCCGAGACCCCAACCCCCTGCCTCGGTTTGCGGTGGACTTGGGCTGCGGCAACGGGCGCGACACCGTGGAACTGCTGCGCCGGGGCTGGCGAGTGCTGGCTATCGATGGTGATCCAGAGGCGATCGCCCGCCTGCGGCAGCGGGATGACTGCGATCGCACCTACCTAGAGACCCGTGTCCAGCGCTTCGAGAACCTCACCCTTCCCCCAGCGGTGAGCCTGATCAACGCCAGCTTTTGCCTGCCCTTCTGCCTGCCCCAGCACTTTGCCTACCTGTGGGAGGAAATTGTGGTGGCTCTATCTCCCGGGGGGCGCTTCTGCGGACAACTCTTTGGCGACCAGGATTCCTGGGCGGCCTATGCTGACCTCACCCACCACAGTCGCATCGAGATCAATCAACTGCTAGAACCTTTCACTGTCGAATGGCTAGAGGAAGAAAATCACCCTGGCAAAACTGCCCTGGGGGAAGACAAGCACTGGCACATCTTCCACATCGTGGCCCAAAAGCAGTAG
- a CDS encoding ArsC/Spx/MgsR family protein — MATVIFYEKPGCFNNARQKRLLEAAGHRVIARNLLTEPWTCDRLRPFFAGLPVPQWFNASAPAIAAGVVVPAQLDADTALELMVLNPLMIRRPLLEVEGDRRAGFDSEAIDRWIGLTVATPTPDLETCPRILALRRG; from the coding sequence ATGGCCACAGTCATCTTCTACGAAAAACCCGGCTGCTTCAACAACGCCCGCCAAAAGCGTTTGTTGGAAGCCGCAGGGCATCGGGTGATCGCCCGCAACCTGCTGACCGAGCCGTGGACTTGCGATCGCCTGCGCCCCTTCTTTGCTGGGCTGCCTGTGCCCCAGTGGTTCAACGCTAGCGCTCCGGCCATCGCCGCTGGGGTGGTCGTGCCTGCCCAACTTGATGCTGACACTGCCCTAGAACTGATGGTGCTGAACCCATTGATGATCCGCCGCCCGCTGCTGGAGGTGGAGGGCGATCGCCGCGCTGGCTTCGACTCCGAGGCGATCGATCGCTGGATCGGCCTTACCGTTGCCACCCCGACCCCCGATCTCGAAACCTGTCCTCGAATCCTTGCACTTCGGAGGGGCTAG
- a CDS encoding flavodoxin, protein MADIGLFYGSTSGVTEEIAEKIRDAIGEDHCDLYSMETDYDSVDDLLQYDYLILGCSTWGAGELQNDWREPIFDMEMDKPDFSGKTIALFGPGDCEGHSKHFVGALGILYDQFKALGATIVGAVSAEDYTFEKSTAIRDGKFVGLPLDEVNESEKTDQRIANWLEILKADFPAIAR, encoded by the coding sequence GTGGCAGACATTGGACTTTTCTACGGCAGCACTTCTGGCGTTACCGAAGAAATTGCTGAAAAAATTCGAGATGCGATCGGTGAAGACCACTGCGACCTTTACAGCATGGAGACCGACTACGATAGCGTAGATGACCTGCTCCAGTATGACTACCTGATCCTCGGCTGCTCCACTTGGGGGGCGGGCGAATTGCAGAACGACTGGCGCGAACCTATATTCGACATGGAGATGGACAAGCCCGACTTTTCGGGGAAGACCATTGCCCTGTTTGGCCCCGGCGATTGTGAAGGTCACAGCAAGCATTTTGTTGGGGCTTTGGGCATTCTATACGACCAGTTCAAGGCACTGGGAGCCACTATCGTCGGGGCGGTTTCTGCGGAAGACTACACCTTTGAAAAGTCCACTGCTATCCGCGACGGCAAGTTTGTGGGCCTGCCCCTGGATGAGGTAAATGAAAGCGAGAAAACTGACCAGCGCATTGCCAACTGGCTGGAGATTTTGAAGGCAGACTTTCCGGCGATCGCCCGCTAA
- a CDS encoding FeoA family protein has protein sequence MFNRFTVAGAALQVLNVGDRGTIARFTETDSQILSHLQSLGLTQGKTIAVTQRHPNFMIRTEDGHLTLPPLLVSAIYVRLVGPQSDLEERNSRQNLER, from the coding sequence ATGTTTAATCGATTTACAGTTGCAGGAGCAGCATTACAGGTTCTCAATGTGGGCGATCGCGGCACGATTGCTCGCTTTACCGAGACCGATTCCCAAATTCTTTCTCACCTGCAATCTCTTGGTTTAACTCAGGGAAAAACCATTGCCGTTACCCAGCGACACCCCAACTTCATGATTCGCACCGAAGACGGACATCTTACCTTACCGCCTTTGCTGGTGAGCGCGATCTACGTGCGACTAGTAGGCCCCCAATCTGATTTGGAGGAAAGAAACAGCCGCCAAAATTTAGAAAGATAG
- a CDS encoding 2Fe-2S iron-sulfur cluster-binding protein, giving the protein MTKTYQVRLINKKRNIDVTIPVDENTYIIDAAEENDIDLPFSCRSGACSSCVGKLVEGEVNQEEQSFLDDEQIAKGFIVLCSSYPRSDCTIKTHMEAYLI; this is encoded by the coding sequence ATGACGAAAACATATCAAGTTCGTCTAATCAACAAGAAGCGCAATATTGATGTCACCATTCCGGTGGATGAGAACACTTACATCATTGACGCGGCAGAAGAGAACGACATTGACCTACCCTTCTCCTGTCGGTCGGGCGCTTGCTCTAGCTGCGTTGGCAAATTGGTCGAAGGCGAGGTTAATCAGGAGGAGCAGTCTTTTCTAGACGACGAGCAGATTGCCAAGGGCTTCATCGTACTTTGCTCATCGTATCCGCGATCAGACTGCACGATTAAGACCCATATGGAGGCGTATTTAATTTGA